The Mesobacillus boroniphilus region TTGCAGCTTCCAAACAAGCATACTGAAATTTGTGAAAAGTAAGTACCCCCTAGTACTATAGTAACAGTGTTAATTATTTTGAAAGGCAAAGAGGTTGAAGACATGATTACTAGTATGAAAATGAAGAGTACACAGGTGTTTCAGGAAGATGCGGTATTGGCCGCAATTGAAAGATCACTGGCAATGATTGAGTTCGACCCCAATGGAAAAGTGCTTTGGGCGAATGAGAACTTCTCCAGGACGATGGGATACCGAGTCGAAGAAATGCCCGGCTTAATGCATAAACAATTTTGCACATCTGAATTTGCAGAGAGCAGGGAATACATGGAATTATGGAGGAACCTGCGTGCCGGCAAAAGCTTTCAAGAAAAAATTCAGCGCGTCACTAAAAGAGGTGAACTGCTCTGGCTTGAGGCGACTTATACTCCGGTCTTTGATTCAACAGGTAAAGTCGCTGGAGTGGTGAAGGTGGCAACGGATATTTCCACGCGAGAGGTGAATATATCAGGAGTAGCCGAGCAGCTCCAGAAGATGTCCGAAGAGCTGAGCGGCCGAGCGGAAATGGGCATTATGAGAAGCGAAGAAGCAGCCTTTGCTGCCAGCAAGTTAGCGGACGAATCAAAAGGGAGTCTCGAGATCCTTGAATCCCTGAAAACACAGGTGAAATCAATCGGCAGCATCGTGAAGACCATCCGGGAAATTGCCGCGCAAACGAACCTGCTTGCACTGAACGCAGCCATCGAAGCAGCAAGAGCGGGTGAGCATGGGAGAGGCTTTAATGTCGTTGCCGGTGAAGTAAGAAAACTCGCAACACGAGTGCAGGAATCCATCCAGGAAGTCAACTCACATGTCGAGGGTATCGCAGGTGAAATCAATAAAATCAGCGAGGCCACCCAGCGCTCCCAAAATGGCATAACTAATAACCAGGCACTCAATGAACAGGCAGTCGCAGCCTTCAAGGAAATAGGAAGCGCGGCCCGCGAATTAGACTCGCAAGCCAAAACGTTCAAGGACATATTGTGAAAACGGCACCTCCATCAAATCAACTTCCTGGATTTGATGAGGTGTTTTTTGTTCTGAGAGAGTGGCCAGGTGATGTAGGACGTCTGCATTGCCTGAAAATGAAGCAGAAGGGAGAAAACGGTAAAAGCAGAGCGTCTGCATTGCCCGAAAATAGTACAAAATCAGAAATATGGTAAAAGCAGCTGTTTGCATAACCAATTAAATGAAAACTACTACTCCTGCAAAAAAACAACTCTCCATCCCAGCAACTTTTCCACTCATTTGTTCGTCTAATTCATCAATAGGATAGCATTATTTGTTGAATGTCTTAATTTATGGTATATTTTAAGAACTTCAACCCCCTATTTTCTCCAACCAATTTCTTCACTATTCTATTTAAACTATGATTCCCATGGGAATTAATAAATACATTTGCACAAAGAAACAGGAGCTGAACTATGGAAACGAAATTGAAAAAGGATCTTAAGATTTTCGCTTTGGGCGGTCTTGGTGAGATCGGAAAAAATACGTATGTAATCGAATACAAAAATGAAATGGTACTGGTGGATTGCGGAATCAAGTTTCCGGATAACGAGTTGTTTGGGATTGACTATGTGCTCGCGGATTATTCTTATTTAAAACAAAACCAGGACAAGCTTGTCGGGATTTTCGTGACACATGGCCACGAAGATCACATTGGCGGGCTGCCATTTTTGCTTCAGGATGTAAAAGCACCGATTTACGGCGGTGATTTTGCCGTTGAGCTAATTAAGTCCAAGCTGCAGGAGCACAAAATCAAAGGCGTTAAATTCCACCAAATCAACAATGATACGGTTGTCGAGTTCCAGAATATCAAGGTGCGCTTTTTCCGGACGACGCACAGTATTGCGGATTCTTTCGGTGTTGTCGTGACGACTCCGGAAGGGAATATTGTCCACACAGGTGACTTCAAATTTGACCTCACACCGGTGGGCGCGGGCACTGATTTCCAGAAAATCGCCGAAATAAGCAATGAGGGTGTGCTATGCCTGTTATCAGACAGCACGAACAGTGAACAGCCAGGCTTCTCAGTATCAGAAAAACGTGTAGGCGAAGCAATCGAAGATATTTTCCAGACCGTGGACGGCCGCGTAATTTTTGCGACGTTTGCATCCAATATTGACCGAGTCCAGCAAGTTGTGCGGTCATCAGTAAGGCACGACCGCAAAATGGCCATTGTTGGCCGCAGCATGGAGAAGACCTTTGAAATCGGGCGCAGATTAGGCTACATCACCGCACCGGATGATGCATTCGTCAACGTCAATGAGATCGGGAAGATTCCTAGCGATAAGCTGACAATCATCTGTACAGGAAGCCAGGGAGAACCGATGGCGGCACTTGCGAGAATTGCAAATGGCACGCACAGGCAAATCTCTGTCATTCCCGGAGATACGATTGTATTTTCTTCCTCGCCGATCCCGGGCAACACGATCAGTGTAAATCGCGTGATTGATAAGCTGCACCGTATTGGCGCAGAAATTATCCATCATAAAATCAGCGAGGTCCATACTTCCGGGCATGGTAAGCAGGAAGAACAGAAACTGATGATCAAGCTGCTGAATCCGAAGTTCTTCATTCCGATTCACGGTGAATACCGTATGCTTGACCAGCACGTAAAGTTGGCGGAGCAATGCGGAATCCCGCGTGAAACCTGCTTTATTTTAGATAATGGAGATGTCCTGGAGCTTTCTGCTGATGGCGGCCAGGTTGCGGGGAAAGTACCAGCGCAGCCGGTATATGTCGACGGCAGCGGAATCGGCGATATTGGACATATTGTTTTAAAAGACAGAAGAGTGCTGTCACAGGATGGACTTGTAATCGTCACAATGATGATCGATCGCGAAAAAAAGCAGCTTGTCAACAAGCCGACGGTCGTGACAAGAGGATTCGTTTACGTCAGGGAATCAGGCGATCTTATGAAAAATGTTGAAGAATTGATCAAGGATAAAATTGTAACAGAACTGGCAGGCGGCACGAAGGACTGGTCGAGCATCAAGAAGGCAGTCATCGACGTCGTCAACCCATTCCTGTACAGCCAGACAGGCAGAAGGCCGATGATTTTGCCGATTATTATGGAAGTCTAATTCGAGAACGCTCCTTTAAGGGGCGTTTTTTATTTGCTTATATTACACACAATAAGGTCAGGAAGGAGGAGCAGTCTTGGAAAATCAAAGTTATCTCGAGTCTTGGTTTGGAAATATTAAAGGAGATATTCTTTCTGGACTTGTTGTTACCATTGCCCTGATTCCGGAGGCGATCGCCTTCTCAATCATCGCAGGTGTTGACCCGATGGTGGGATTGTATGCTTCTTTCACCATAGCGGTTGTGATTGCTTTTGTAGGCGGCAGGCCAGGAATGATTTCGGCCGCCACGGGAGCAATGGCCTTATTGTTTATCGATTTGGTCGCGGAGCATGGAATCCAGTATTTATTGGCGGCAACAATTTTAACGGGAATTATTCAAATACTATTCGGCGTTTTCAGGCTTTCTAGATATATGAAATTCATTCCGCGGTCTGTCATGGTCGGCTTTGTCAATGCACTGGCCATCCTGATTTTTATGTCACAGCTCGAAAATTTCGAAAACGCGACCTGGCATGTGTACGCATTGGCAGGTTTAACACTGTTGATCATTTATTTGCTTCCTTACATAACAAAAGCTGTGCCATCGACGTTAGTTGCGATTGTTGTTGTGACCTTTATTGTGATTTTGATGGGCATCGATGTCAGGACAGTAGGGGATATGGGCACATTGACGAGGACGCTGCCTGTATTTTTGCTTCCCGATATTCCTATAACACTTGAAACGCTGTTGATTGTGCTTCCATATTCATTAGCCCTTGCGGTAGTCGGTTTATTGGAGTCGCTGCTGACTGCCACGATTGTCGATGATATGACGGACTCAGAAAGCGATAAGAACACGGAAAGCAAGGGGCAGGGTATCGCCAATATCGTAACCGGCTTTTTCGGCGGGATGGCAGGATGTGCGATGATTGGCCAATCGGTCATCAATGTTAAATCTGGCGGCAGGAAAAGGTTGTCAGCCCTCGTAGCTGGTGTTTTCTTGATGCTGTTGATCGTCTTGTTAGGTGATATTGTCGTCCAAATCCCAATGGCCACGCTTGCTGGGGTGATGATTATGGTTTCGATTAGCACTTTTGACTGGTCGTCGATCAGGACACTGCATCTGCTGCCGAGAACAGATGCAATTGTGATGGTTATTACGGTATTGACGGTAATTTTTACTCATAATCTTGCCATTGGAGTATTCACAGGTATCCTGTTGAGCGCGATATTCTTTGTCTCGAAGATTTCACAAGTGGATGTCGAGAGCTCAGTCGTGAATAAACGCCGGACATATAAGCTGAAGGGGGAGCTGTTTTTCGCTTCTGTTACAGAACTCCAAAAGCAATTCGATTACAAAGAAGACATCGAATTTATTGAGCTGGATTTGAGGAAGACTCACCTTTGGGATGATTCAGCAGTTGCTGCCGTGGAGAAAATCGTCGGCAAGTTTGAAGAGGCTG contains the following coding sequences:
- the rnjA gene encoding ribonuclease J1 codes for the protein METKLKKDLKIFALGGLGEIGKNTYVIEYKNEMVLVDCGIKFPDNELFGIDYVLADYSYLKQNQDKLVGIFVTHGHEDHIGGLPFLLQDVKAPIYGGDFAVELIKSKLQEHKIKGVKFHQINNDTVVEFQNIKVRFFRTTHSIADSFGVVVTTPEGNIVHTGDFKFDLTPVGAGTDFQKIAEISNEGVLCLLSDSTNSEQPGFSVSEKRVGEAIEDIFQTVDGRVIFATFASNIDRVQQVVRSSVRHDRKMAIVGRSMEKTFEIGRRLGYITAPDDAFVNVNEIGKIPSDKLTIICTGSQGEPMAALARIANGTHRQISVIPGDTIVFSSSPIPGNTISVNRVIDKLHRIGAEIIHHKISEVHTSGHGKQEEQKLMIKLLNPKFFIPIHGEYRMLDQHVKLAEQCGIPRETCFILDNGDVLELSADGGQVAGKVPAQPVYVDGSGIGDIGHIVLKDRRVLSQDGLVIVTMMIDREKKQLVNKPTVVTRGFVYVRESGDLMKNVEELIKDKIVTELAGGTKDWSSIKKAVIDVVNPFLYSQTGRRPMILPIIMEV
- a CDS encoding SulP family inorganic anion transporter codes for the protein MENQSYLESWFGNIKGDILSGLVVTIALIPEAIAFSIIAGVDPMVGLYASFTIAVVIAFVGGRPGMISAATGAMALLFIDLVAEHGIQYLLAATILTGIIQILFGVFRLSRYMKFIPRSVMVGFVNALAILIFMSQLENFENATWHVYALAGLTLLIIYLLPYITKAVPSTLVAIVVVTFIVILMGIDVRTVGDMGTLTRTLPVFLLPDIPITLETLLIVLPYSLALAVVGLLESLLTATIVDDMTDSESDKNTESKGQGIANIVTGFFGGMAGCAMIGQSVINVKSGGRKRLSALVAGVFLMLLIVLLGDIVVQIPMATLAGVMIMVSISTFDWSSIRTLHLLPRTDAIVMVITVLTVIFTHNLAIGVFTGILLSAIFFVSKISQVDVESSVVNKRRTYKLKGELFFASVTELQKQFDYKEDIEFIELDLRKTHLWDDSAVAAVEKIVGKFEEAGKKVVVSGMNQESSDLAEKLANKLGSH
- a CDS encoding methyl-accepting chemotaxis protein gives rise to the protein MITSMKMKSTQVFQEDAVLAAIERSLAMIEFDPNGKVLWANENFSRTMGYRVEEMPGLMHKQFCTSEFAESREYMELWRNLRAGKSFQEKIQRVTKRGELLWLEATYTPVFDSTGKVAGVVKVATDISTREVNISGVAEQLQKMSEELSGRAEMGIMRSEEAAFAASKLADESKGSLEILESLKTQVKSIGSIVKTIREIAAQTNLLALNAAIEAARAGEHGRGFNVVAGEVRKLATRVQESIQEVNSHVEGIAGEINKISEATQRSQNGITNNQALNEQAVAAFKEIGSAARELDSQAKTFKDIL